In the genome of Carnobacterium pleistocenium FTR1, one region contains:
- a CDS encoding ABC transporter ATP-binding protein — protein sequence MEQKRVEKVLELKHITKRFGNFVANDDVSLTVRRGEIHALLGENGAGKSTLMNVVFGMYQPEEGSISVYENETKIENPNHAIHLGIGMVHQHFKLIENFTVTENIIIGMEPKNGIRLNMKAAVKEVRNISEKYGLKVDPNSKIEDLPVGMQQKVEILKCLYRGANLLIFDEPTAVLTPDEIGELLQVMQTLVAEGKSIILITHKLNEIMKVANKCTVIRKGKYISTVDIKNSNKEELAEMMIGKNISREIDKQAYDPKQNVLEIKNLTMLSPSKKKLLNNINLSVAAGEVVGIAGVDGNGQMELAEAIVKMRDFQEGDILINGVSQKDKSTREIYESGVSYVPADRHKHGLVLDNDIAENLILIEYYKEKYNQGIKLNKTLMYEEARAAMKNYDVRAENERTIVRGMSGGNQQKVILSREIGRDPELLIIVQPTRGLDIGAIDFIHRQVIRLRDKGVAVLLISFELEEILTLSDRIDIIFDGQIVGQTKPNETNDRELGLMMAGKGSGDE from the coding sequence ATGGAACAAAAACGAGTTGAAAAAGTATTAGAATTAAAACATATTACAAAAAGATTCGGTAATTTTGTTGCTAATGATGACGTTTCGTTGACTGTAAGACGTGGAGAGATCCACGCCTTGCTCGGCGAAAATGGTGCAGGGAAATCTACTTTAATGAATGTTGTTTTCGGTATGTACCAACCTGAAGAAGGCAGCATTTCAGTCTACGAAAATGAAACAAAAATTGAAAATCCAAACCATGCGATCCATTTAGGTATTGGAATGGTTCACCAACATTTCAAGTTGATTGAAAATTTTACGGTCACGGAAAATATCATTATTGGTATGGAGCCAAAAAACGGCATCCGCTTAAATATGAAGGCTGCTGTTAAAGAAGTTAGAAATATATCTGAAAAATATGGTTTGAAAGTAGACCCAAATAGTAAAATTGAGGATTTACCAGTCGGCATGCAACAGAAAGTTGAAATTTTGAAATGTTTATATCGTGGAGCAAATCTATTGATATTTGATGAGCCTACAGCTGTTTTGACCCCCGATGAGATCGGTGAGTTATTACAAGTAATGCAAACGTTGGTAGCAGAAGGTAAATCCATTATTTTGATTACGCATAAATTAAATGAAATCATGAAAGTAGCTAACAAATGTACTGTTATTCGTAAGGGGAAATACATTTCTACTGTCGATATAAAAAATTCAAATAAAGAAGAACTTGCGGAAATGATGATTGGTAAAAATATTTCGCGTGAGATTGATAAACAGGCATACGACCCTAAACAAAATGTATTAGAAATCAAAAATCTTACAATGTTAAGTCCGAGTAAAAAGAAACTATTAAATAACATTAATCTATCTGTTGCCGCTGGAGAAGTTGTAGGGATTGCTGGTGTTGATGGAAATGGTCAGATGGAATTAGCAGAGGCAATTGTTAAAATGCGTGATTTCCAAGAAGGGGACATATTAATTAACGGTGTCTCTCAAAAAGACAAGTCAACTCGTGAAATCTATGAATCTGGTGTGAGTTATGTACCAGCAGATAGACACAAACATGGATTAGTATTGGATAACGATATTGCAGAGAATTTAATTTTAATCGAATATTACAAAGAAAAGTATAATCAAGGGATCAAATTAAATAAAACATTGATGTACGAAGAAGCAAGGGCTGCTATGAAAAATTATGATGTTCGCGCTGAAAATGAACGAACGATTGTACGTGGTATGTCTGGTGGGAACCAACAGAAAGTCATTTTATCAAGAGAAATTGGCCGTGATCCAGAACTGCTTATCATTGTACAACCAACTCGTGGACTTGATATTGGCGCGATTGATTTTATCCATCGTCAAGTTATTCGCTTGCGGGATAAAGGTGTTGCGGTCTTACTTATTTCTTTTGAATTAGAAGAAATACTAACTTTATCAGATAGAATAGATATTATTTTTGATGGTCAAATAGTCGGACAAACAAAACCAAATGAAACAAATGATAGAGAATTAGGTCTAATGATGGCTGGTAAAGGATCGGGTGATGAATGA
- a CDS encoding ABC transporter permease, translating into MEKIRQDFKNSQATIPLIAVFIALVIGAIVMLIGGYDPIAAYESLVLKIFGSPYDIGETVRAIIPLILSGFAVAVASKAGIFNIGVDGQIIMGAVSSLLVGTLIDLPPVIHGIVAIIVGVIAGGLWGVLIASLKTKFGINEVISSIMLNYIALYLSHMLIKSFAAQEGTARSSLIKESASVSFPSLNDLFSGVRIHWGFIIIPFVIFGFYYFFEKTRWGYETKTVGLNPDAANYSGMKVNGILIRTMFISGALGGLIGALDTLGVYGYVAIVSSTSGVGFDGVAVALLGGNSTLGTTLAGILIGALDYGSQGMQFGAGVPSEIIGIVISLIIFFVAAPGIVKALLPKKKALKKEVK; encoded by the coding sequence ATGGAAAAAATTAGACAAGACTTTAAGAATAGCCAAGCAACTATTCCACTGATCGCTGTTTTCATTGCGTTAGTTATTGGAGCAATCGTCATGCTGATTGGTGGATATGACCCAATAGCAGCCTATGAATCATTAGTTTTAAAGATTTTTGGTTCACCTTACGACATAGGTGAAACCGTCCGTGCTATTATTCCGCTTATTTTAAGTGGATTTGCAGTTGCGGTTGCTAGTAAAGCTGGTATTTTTAACATCGGGGTTGATGGACAGATCATTATGGGGGCAGTCAGCTCTCTCTTAGTAGGTACATTAATTGATTTACCTCCTGTTATACATGGCATAGTAGCTATTATAGTTGGTGTGATTGCTGGGGGTTTATGGGGGGTCTTGATCGCTAGTCTTAAGACTAAGTTCGGGATCAATGAGGTTATCAGTTCAATCATGTTGAACTATATTGCGTTGTATCTGAGTCATATGTTAATCAAAAGTTTTGCAGCACAAGAGGGAACAGCACGCTCATCTCTTATTAAAGAATCAGCTAGTGTCAGTTTTCCTTCATTAAATGATCTGTTCAGCGGTGTACGTATCCACTGGGGTTTCATAATTATCCCATTCGTTATTTTCGGATTTTATTATTTCTTTGAAAAAACGCGGTGGGGTTATGAAACTAAAACAGTTGGGTTAAATCCTGATGCCGCAAATTATTCCGGGATGAAAGTAAACGGAATCTTAATACGGACAATGTTTATCTCTGGCGCATTAGGTGGATTAATTGGCGCCTTGGATACATTAGGCGTTTACGGATATGTAGCGATCGTATCTTCTACAAGTGGCGTAGGATTTGATGGTGTGGCGGTTGCTTTATTAGGAGGCAACTCAACATTAGGGACGACCTTAGCAGGTATTTTGATTGGAGCATTAGATTATGGATCACAAGGAATGCAGTTTGGTGCAGGAGTACCAAGTGAAATTATTGGAATCGTTATTTCACTTATAATCTTCTTCGTTGCAGCTCCTGGAATTGTTAAAGCGTTGTTACCGAAAAAAAAGGCGCTTAAAAAGGAGGTAAAATAA
- a CDS encoding ABC transporter permease has translation MTANIISGSLIFAAALLFGGLGGMLSERAGVINLGIEGFMISGAFFSALGAYYAESAGMGGLSPFIGLLAAFIFTTIFSGMHALATLKYKANHVISGVVINLLAANVTFFLVKLLFDGSAETPRLKNMFLKISIPVLSDIPIIGKALFNSYPTTYIAFAAVLLIGFVFFKTSLGLRLRGVGENPGSIDTAGINVMKIKFWAVMMSGSIASLGGATIVLTTNGNFSFNTIAGQGYIAIAAVILGRWNPYGVLAGALLFGFAQSIKDQIQILDFASSIPTEVFYMLPYLVTLLALIFTGRKTRGPKALGIHYDASVR, from the coding sequence ATGACAGCCAATATTATAAGTGGAAGTTTGATTTTTGCCGCAGCCTTATTATTTGGTGGCCTAGGCGGTATGTTGAGTGAGAGAGCTGGTGTTATCAACCTAGGAATAGAAGGATTCATGATCTCTGGAGCATTTTTTTCAGCGCTAGGTGCTTATTATGCTGAATCAGCTGGCATGGGAGGCTTAAGTCCTTTTATTGGTTTGTTGGCAGCTTTTATATTTACCACAATATTCTCAGGAATGCATGCTTTAGCAACCTTGAAATACAAAGCAAATCACGTTATTAGTGGGGTTGTTATTAATTTATTAGCAGCTAATGTTACTTTTTTCTTAGTTAAACTGCTATTCGATGGCTCAGCAGAAACACCTCGTTTGAAAAATATGTTTTTAAAAATTTCTATTCCAGTTCTATCAGATATCCCGATAATCGGTAAAGCACTGTTCAACTCGTATCCTACGACCTACATTGCTTTTGCAGCAGTACTTTTAATCGGATTTGTTTTCTTTAAGACTTCTTTAGGATTGCGACTAAGAGGTGTCGGAGAAAACCCTGGATCTATTGATACAGCTGGGATCAATGTGATGAAAATTAAGTTTTGGGCTGTTATGATGAGTGGTTCGATTGCTTCATTAGGGGGGGCGACGATTGTTTTAACGACAAACGGTAATTTCTCATTTAATACGATTGCTGGACAAGGATATATTGCGATCGCAGCTGTTATCTTAGGACGATGGAATCCATATGGTGTTTTAGCGGGTGCTTTGCTCTTTGGATTTGCTCAGTCAATCAAAGATCAAATTCAAATTTTAGATTTCGCTAGTTCTATCCCAACAGAAGTATTTTACATGTTGCCTTACCTAGTTACTTTATTGGCTCTTATCTTTACTGGTAGAAAAACTCGTGGACCAAAAGCTTTAGGAATCCATTATGATGCGAGTGTGAGGTAA
- a CDS encoding NCS2 family permease, translating to MATVQQFFKVEERGSTLQTEVEASVTSFVSIVYIVAVNALILSQTGMNYNSVMIATILTTAVSNILMGLYAKSPLILAPGMSDNAFFAYILVGAFAFTWQESLSIVFIVGIIFFLLTYFNITGQLLRAIPATMIKGMSAGVGFFLIFLGLKNSEIIVSSPDTIVALNNIFQPIPLTMLATLLVGLFLFVKNVRGNFLLTIVFGVIISIFLGVTDISSFSYSLIDARSLEPFIFQFDFSSVLSFNYWIAVFSLLILVVFQNLGTQISFLNSEDPTVLKKTLEANGLSVIMASVLGCSSTCTSAEGATGIAVGGKSGLTSFLVGIYFLFTILFIPFIALIPLAVISALLVIVGSLLVAGNLKDIDFTDFTEYFPAILMVLMMVLTFNIADGIGWGFSFHTFLKVSTGKHKTVSKMMYVLTGVFIIYFVLKFI from the coding sequence ATGGCAACGGTGCAACAATTTTTTAAAGTAGAAGAAAGAGGCAGTACGTTACAAACAGAAGTAGAAGCTAGTGTTACTTCTTTTGTTTCGATCGTTTACATTGTGGCAGTTAATGCTCTTATTCTATCGCAAACAGGAATGAACTATAATTCCGTTATGATTGCAACTATCTTAACAACGGCTGTTAGTAATATCTTAATGGGCTTATATGCGAAGTCACCGTTAATTTTAGCTCCAGGCATGAGCGACAACGCATTTTTCGCTTATATCTTAGTAGGTGCTTTTGCTTTTACGTGGCAAGAAAGCTTGTCGATCGTTTTCATTGTGGGCATTATCTTTTTCTTATTGACGTATTTTAACATCACAGGTCAGCTTTTGCGTGCTATACCAGCTACAATGATTAAGGGAATGAGTGCAGGAGTCGGGTTTTTCTTGATTTTCCTTGGCTTAAAAAACAGTGAAATTATTGTCTCTTCGCCAGACACGATCGTGGCTTTGAATAATATTTTCCAACCGATTCCGTTGACGATGTTAGCTACATTATTAGTAGGACTGTTTTTGTTTGTTAAAAATGTTAGAGGAAATTTTTTGTTAACGATCGTATTCGGAGTGATCATTTCAATCTTTTTAGGAGTTACGGATATTAGCTCATTCTCTTATTCTCTGATTGATGCCCGGTCATTAGAACCCTTTATTTTTCAGTTTGATTTTTCTAGTGTCCTTTCTTTCAACTATTGGATCGCAGTCTTTTCATTACTGATTTTAGTTGTCTTTCAAAATCTAGGAACCCAAATTAGTTTTTTGAATTCTGAAGATCCAACAGTTTTGAAGAAAACATTAGAAGCAAATGGTTTATCTGTTATTATGGCAAGTGTTCTAGGGTGCAGCTCTACTTGTACAAGTGCAGAAGGTGCAACAGGAATAGCTGTAGGTGGAAAAAGTGGATTGACTTCATTTTTAGTAGGGATTTATTTTCTTTTCACCATCTTATTTATTCCTTTTATCGCACTCATTCCACTAGCGGTCATCTCTGCGCTGCTCGTGATTGTAGGTTCACTGCTAGTGGCAGGCAATTTGAAAGATATCGATTTTACTGATTTCACCGAATATTTCCCGGCAATTCTAATGGTCTTAATGATGGTTTTGACTTTTAATATTGCGGATGGAATCGGATGGGGATTCTCATTCCATACATTTCTTAAAGTAAGCACTGGAAAGCATAAAACTGTATCAAAAATGATGTATGTTTTAACTGGAGTGTTTATTATATACTTTGTATTGAAATTCATTTAA
- a CDS encoding FAD-dependent oxidoreductase, which translates to MKIIVVGTSHAGYEAIQTLLKEQPDAELHLYERGDTASFLSCGIQSYLEGLADSLDSLHYATEESYIKQNINVHMNSDVTGIDPKAKMITVKTTDGETQESYDKLILSPGAVPIEIPIPGADLDNIYYVRGRNWAGKVKARMDQSKKTVVVGGGYIGIEVAEAFTKFGIETTVIDSLDRVLNTYLDKEFIDTLNENMHQHGLTVRTGEMVKEIIGKNGTVTKVVTDQGEYEADTVIMAVGVRPNTKWLQGIVDLKPDGTVVIDDYLETSEKDIFAMGDATKIPFAPNHGSKLIALASNARRQGVIAAKNILEKKVKMPYVSGTSGLTLFDYKLTSTGVKDIDQDSIDAEVDSTFVVENIRPTFIDDEKVMMKIHFEKESHRIVGAQLLSTYDVTASINALSVAISSGWTLEQLAFADFFFQPGFNRPWNYLNVLAQKALDGNFDGEKL; encoded by the coding sequence TTGAAAATTATTGTTGTCGGAACATCACATGCTGGTTATGAAGCCATTCAAACATTGTTAAAAGAACAGCCAGATGCTGAGTTACATTTGTATGAACGCGGTGACACCGCATCATTCTTATCTTGTGGAATTCAAAGTTACTTAGAAGGATTGGCTGATTCTTTAGATAGTTTGCATTACGCAACTGAAGAGTCATATATCAAGCAAAACATAAACGTCCATATGAATAGTGACGTTACTGGAATCGATCCAAAAGCTAAAATGATTACTGTAAAAACAACTGATGGTGAGACTCAAGAAAGCTATGACAAATTGATTCTTTCTCCAGGTGCAGTGCCTATTGAAATTCCTATTCCTGGTGCTGACTTAGACAATATCTATTATGTACGTGGCCGTAACTGGGCTGGAAAAGTTAAAGCGCGCATGGACCAATCGAAAAAAACGGTTGTTGTCGGTGGAGGGTACATTGGAATCGAAGTAGCTGAGGCTTTTACAAAATTTGGGATTGAGACTACAGTTATTGATTCTTTAGATCGCGTACTAAATACCTATCTCGATAAAGAATTTATTGATACCTTAAATGAAAACATGCACCAACACGGACTTACTGTTCGCACGGGTGAAATGGTAAAAGAAATCATTGGCAAAAACGGGACCGTTACTAAAGTGGTCACCGATCAAGGCGAATATGAAGCAGACACTGTTATAATGGCTGTTGGGGTCCGTCCAAATACGAAATGGCTTCAAGGAATCGTTGACTTGAAGCCAGACGGCACGGTCGTTATTGACGATTATTTAGAAACGTCTGAAAAAGATATTTTTGCAATGGGAGATGCTACAAAAATTCCATTTGCGCCAAACCATGGGTCTAAACTAATTGCCTTAGCATCTAACGCTCGTCGTCAAGGTGTGATCGCAGCTAAAAACATTTTAGAGAAAAAGGTAAAAATGCCTTATGTTTCTGGTACTTCTGGATTAACACTCTTTGATTACAAATTAACTTCTACGGGGGTTAAAGATATTGATCAAGATTCTATTGACGCTGAAGTAGACAGCACGTTTGTAGTAGAAAATATTCGCCCAACTTTTATTGATGACGAAAAAGTTATGATGAAAATCCATTTTGAAAAAGAAAGTCATCGTATTGTTGGTGCTCAATTGTTGTCAACTTATGACGTTACAGCTTCCATCAATGCTCTATCTGTAGCTATTTCATCAGGCTGGACACTCGAGCAATTAGCGTTTGCTGATTTCTTCTTCCAACCAGGGTTCAACCGTCCTTGGAATTACCTAAATGTCCTTGCTCAAAAAGCATTAGACGGTAATTTTGATGGTGAAAAATTATAA
- a CDS encoding LysR family transcriptional regulator, giving the protein MYNNMIVRYLEALIADGTFTQAAKSLYISQPYLSKYITKIEEELKTSLVDRTHNPIELTYSGERYLSHMKSIQVQYDDMLDELSLITNLRKGRIRIGVQSLMGTFLLPMILPSFQKDYSEIEFKILEQSPKLTEQDIQENKIDFYLGLMPKKDDSLSAIVLTEDRWCVIVPKTSALYQSGLKKITLFPYPLTILKNEKYVLTNQESGIRRQTNEFFKKLSIKASIVLESKNIFTASALARKGMGLTFLPESALSEIESFHHYNVFYIDPKIMCVSYFIAYKKNKALSTLELTFIDHVKTQLKNYS; this is encoded by the coding sequence ATGTATAATAATATGATTGTTCGTTATTTAGAAGCTCTGATAGCCGATGGGACTTTTACTCAAGCAGCTAAATCTCTCTATATTTCTCAACCTTACCTCAGCAAGTACATCACTAAAATTGAAGAGGAGCTAAAGACTTCTCTTGTAGATAGAACACACAATCCAATTGAATTAACTTATTCAGGTGAACGCTATCTTTCACACATGAAGTCTATTCAAGTACAATACGATGATATGTTAGACGAATTGTCTCTTATAACCAACCTAAGAAAGGGCCGTATAAGAATAGGAGTCCAATCTCTTATGGGAACCTTTTTGCTACCCATGATCTTACCCTCATTTCAAAAAGACTATTCTGAAATTGAATTTAAAATCTTAGAACAAAGCCCTAAACTAACTGAACAAGATATACAAGAAAATAAAATAGATTTTTATTTAGGTTTGATGCCTAAAAAAGATGACAGCCTATCTGCTATTGTCTTAACTGAAGATCGTTGGTGTGTGATCGTACCAAAAACAAGTGCTCTTTATCAATCTGGTTTGAAAAAAATAACCCTTTTCCCTTATCCCTTAACTATTTTAAAAAATGAAAAGTATGTCCTGACAAATCAAGAATCAGGCATTCGCAGACAAACCAATGAGTTTTTTAAAAAGCTTAGCATTAAAGCTAGTATTGTACTAGAGAGCAAAAATATTTTTACAGCTTCAGCTCTTGCCAGAAAAGGAATGGGCTTAACATTTTTACCAGAAAGCGCCCTTTCTGAAATCGAGTCCTTCCATCACTATAATGTTTTTTACATTGATCCTAAAATCATGTGTGTTAGTTACTTTATTGCTTATAAAAAAAATAAGGCCTTGTCAACTTTAGAATTAACGTTTATTGACCACGTAAAAACTCAATTAAAAAATTATTCATAA
- a CDS encoding nitronate monooxygenase, which yields MSTICEMLGIEYPIFQGAMARIATHKIAGAVSEAGGLGILGSGGWSADQLREEIRLTREITKKPFAVNLMLQMPNCDELAQVILDENIKIVTTGAGSPKKYIPVFKEAGIKVIPVIASVRHAIKMQAAGVDAVVAEGQEAGGHIGQTSTMSLLPQIVDAIDIPVLGAGGVGDGRSLAAIYALGAQGIQVGTLFLSAEECPIPDSYKQRLINSIDTDTIVTGRKAKDPVRSLKNSMLEKFYQLEMENAPHEELEKLTLGSLSRAVYDGDMETGSAMAGEIAGMIKNIRPAKQIIEELFNEAEEKAASLKITY from the coding sequence ATGTCAACGATATGTGAAATGTTAGGAATCGAATACCCTATTTTTCAAGGAGCTATGGCAAGAATTGCAACCCATAAAATAGCAGGAGCAGTTTCTGAAGCTGGTGGTTTAGGTATTTTGGGATCAGGCGGTTGGTCAGCAGATCAATTGCGTGAAGAAATCAGATTAACCAGAGAAATCACTAAAAAACCGTTTGCTGTTAATTTAATGTTGCAAATGCCAAATTGTGATGAATTGGCTCAGGTTATTTTGGATGAAAATATAAAAATTGTTACGACTGGTGCTGGATCTCCAAAAAAATATATTCCAGTATTTAAAGAAGCGGGCATAAAAGTGATTCCCGTTATCGCTTCTGTGAGACATGCTATTAAAATGCAAGCAGCAGGGGTAGATGCAGTTGTTGCAGAAGGTCAAGAAGCAGGGGGACACATCGGTCAAACGTCAACGATGTCTTTATTGCCACAAATTGTTGACGCAATAGACATACCTGTATTAGGTGCTGGCGGTGTAGGTGACGGACGTTCGCTTGCTGCAATTTACGCATTAGGCGCGCAAGGAATTCAAGTAGGAACATTATTCTTATCAGCAGAAGAATGTCCGATTCCAGATAGCTATAAACAACGTTTGATCAATTCTATTGATACAGATACTATTGTAACTGGTCGTAAAGCAAAAGACCCTGTTCGATCATTAAAAAATAGCATGTTGGAAAAATTTTACCAATTGGAAATGGAAAATGCTCCTCATGAAGAGTTGGAAAAATTAACGCTTGGTTCATTATCTAGAGCAGTTTACGACGGAGATATGGAAACAGGATCTGCAATGGCAGGCGAAATTGCGGGTATGATCAAAAATATACGTCCAGCTAAACAAATTATTGAAGAACTATTCAATGAAGCGGAAGAAAAAGCAGCTTCATTAAAAATTACGTATTAA
- a CDS encoding acyl CoA:acetate/3-ketoacid CoA transferase, producing MTKVITAAEAAKLIKDNSTVAVTGFGMSCVNEEMLIAIENRFKEEAQPKSLTVMHASAVGDRRTKGMSHMAHEGLIKRWIGGIVNASPQISDLIMENKCEAYNLPQGVIAQLYREIAAKRPGLFTKVGMRTFVDPRLEGGKISDCTTEELVELVEIAGDEWLFYKSFPVDVGLIRGTVADEKGNLTLEKEGLHMEVLPVAQAAKNSGGIVIAQVESLAAAGTLNPKDVRVPGILVDYIVVSQPENHFQTENTQYEPAFSGQIKVPLDSVAPLKLNERKIIARRAAAELVPETILNLGVGIPVNVATVAAEEGVSDQLNLTTEAGSVGGVPAGLKDFGHAYNSEAIVDHHSQFDFYDGGGLDLSVLGLAQTDQFGNVNVSKFSGRVAGCGGFINISQAAKKLVFAGTFTAGGLKEEVKEGKLIIVQEGRVKKFLKNVEQITFSGQYASSTDQEVIYVTERAVFDLQDGMLRLIEIAPGIDLEQDILAQMDFTPLIANNLKEMDKTMFEEKWGGLKDIILANTEKELLLHV from the coding sequence ATGACAAAAGTAATTACAGCAGCGGAAGCTGCAAAATTAATTAAAGACAATAGCACGGTAGCAGTAACGGGTTTTGGGATGTCATGTGTAAATGAAGAGATGTTGATAGCTATCGAAAATCGGTTTAAAGAGGAAGCACAACCAAAAAGTTTAACCGTTATGCATGCAAGTGCAGTTGGAGATCGTAGAACAAAAGGGATGAGCCACATGGCACATGAGGGATTAATCAAACGGTGGATTGGTGGAATCGTAAATGCTTCTCCTCAAATTAGCGATTTGATCATGGAAAATAAATGTGAAGCCTATAATTTACCTCAAGGAGTCATTGCGCAATTATACCGCGAAATAGCTGCCAAACGTCCTGGATTATTTACAAAAGTAGGTATGCGTACTTTTGTAGATCCTCGCTTAGAAGGAGGGAAGATATCGGACTGTACAACTGAGGAGTTAGTAGAATTAGTTGAAATTGCAGGAGATGAATGGTTATTTTATAAAAGCTTTCCTGTTGACGTTGGTTTAATCAGAGGGACCGTTGCAGACGAAAAAGGCAATCTTACATTAGAAAAAGAAGGTCTGCATATGGAAGTATTGCCTGTTGCTCAAGCCGCTAAAAACTCAGGAGGAATCGTGATTGCTCAAGTGGAATCACTAGCTGCTGCAGGCACATTGAATCCTAAAGATGTAAGAGTTCCAGGTATATTGGTTGACTATATTGTCGTTTCACAACCTGAAAATCATTTTCAAACAGAGAATACACAATACGAACCAGCTTTTTCAGGTCAAATAAAAGTTCCACTAGATTCTGTTGCTCCTTTAAAATTAAATGAACGAAAAATAATCGCTCGACGTGCGGCTGCTGAACTGGTGCCAGAAACCATTTTGAATCTAGGAGTAGGTATTCCTGTAAACGTAGCAACAGTAGCTGCAGAAGAAGGAGTTAGCGACCAGTTGAATTTAACAACAGAAGCCGGATCAGTCGGAGGTGTTCCTGCCGGACTAAAAGATTTTGGGCATGCTTATAATAGTGAGGCAATCGTTGATCATCATTCTCAATTTGATTTTTATGATGGTGGCGGCTTAGATTTATCCGTTTTAGGATTAGCTCAAACTGACCAATTTGGAAATGTGAATGTGTCAAAATTTAGTGGTCGGGTAGCAGGTTGTGGTGGGTTTATCAATATTTCTCAAGCCGCTAAAAAATTAGTTTTTGCAGGTACCTTCACAGCAGGTGGTTTAAAAGAAGAAGTGAAAGAGGGTAAATTAATAATAGTACAAGAAGGTCGCGTAAAGAAATTCTTGAAAAATGTCGAACAAATTACCTTTAGTGGACAATATGCATCAAGTACTGACCAAGAAGTTATATACGTAACGGAACGTGCGGTATTTGATTTACAAGATGGAATGTTGCGTTTAATTGAAATAGCACCAGGAATCGATTTAGAACAAGATATTTTAGCACAAATGGACTTCACTCCTTTAATTGCAAACAACTTAAAAGAAATGGATAAAACTATGTTTGAAGAAAAATGGGGCGGATTAAAAGATATTATCTTAGCTAATACAGAAAAGGAGCTATTACTTCATGTCTAA